From Herbiconiux flava, one genomic window encodes:
- a CDS encoding RsmB/NOP family class I SAM-dependent RNA methyltransferase, whose amino-acid sequence MSDERRRGGGTGSGGSGQGGSGQSGSGGSGGSGRRGHDGRRTGGGGGGQQRGPERRKPATPAPSRPGAVQPARRVALDVIAAVRADDAYANLLLPVRIADARLSPADAGLATELTYGTLRRRGYYDRVIELASGRPIDEIDGAVRDVLELGAHQLLSMRVAQHAAVNESVELTRAVASRSATGFVNGVLRGITRTPAEEWLERVTDSAESDDERLALTSSHPAWIVRAFRRALVADGVPEAEVPAELDALLEADNTPARLSLVALPGLAAREALERDATAAAPGSDGSGDAPGEHPDALEAVLAGASDPADDDGSGFDAAPSASGTAVGDGERRVPAAFEPAPLSPLGLVAPTGDPASIPAVRAGTVRVQDEGSQLAALALTRARPITAGERWLDLCAGPGGKTAVLAAEAGLAGATVIANEPIAARAGLVRRAVAALPEPPVVWERDGTRLGRENDEGFDRILVDAPCTGLGALRRRPEARWRKTPADVAELVALQQQLIDAAVAALKPGGLLAYVTCSPHVAETRGQVQGALRRWPDTLVQLPAQDVLREITGGAVELGADDPAVQLWPHRNTTDAMFIALFEKR is encoded by the coding sequence ATGAGCGACGAGCGACGACGGGGCGGCGGCACGGGCAGCGGCGGCTCCGGGCAGGGCGGGTCCGGACAAAGCGGGTCCGGCGGATCGGGCGGCTCGGGGCGGCGGGGCCACGACGGCCGGCGCACGGGCGGCGGCGGGGGCGGGCAGCAGCGCGGCCCCGAGCGGCGGAAGCCGGCGACACCGGCGCCGTCGAGGCCCGGCGCGGTGCAGCCGGCGCGGCGGGTGGCGCTCGACGTGATCGCCGCCGTGCGCGCCGACGACGCCTACGCGAACCTCCTCCTCCCCGTGCGGATCGCCGACGCCCGCCTGTCGCCCGCCGACGCCGGCCTCGCGACCGAGCTCACCTACGGCACCCTCCGCCGTCGCGGCTACTACGACCGCGTGATCGAGCTGGCGTCCGGCCGTCCGATCGACGAGATCGACGGCGCCGTGCGCGACGTGCTCGAGCTCGGCGCCCACCAGCTCCTGTCGATGCGGGTCGCCCAGCACGCCGCCGTGAACGAGTCGGTGGAGCTGACCCGCGCGGTCGCCTCCCGCTCGGCGACCGGCTTCGTCAACGGCGTGCTGCGCGGCATCACCCGCACCCCCGCCGAGGAATGGCTCGAGCGGGTGACCGACTCGGCCGAGTCCGACGACGAGCGGCTCGCGCTCACCTCCTCGCACCCCGCCTGGATCGTGCGCGCCTTCCGCCGCGCCCTCGTCGCCGACGGCGTTCCCGAGGCCGAGGTGCCCGCCGAGCTCGACGCGCTGCTCGAGGCCGACAACACCCCGGCTCGGCTGAGCCTCGTCGCCCTTCCGGGGTTGGCCGCCCGCGAGGCGCTCGAGCGCGACGCGACCGCGGCGGCGCCGGGGAGCGACGGATCCGGTGACGCGCCGGGGGAGCATCCGGATGCCCTGGAAGCGGTTCTGGCCGGCGCGAGCGACCCCGCCGACGACGACGGCAGCGGTTTCGACGCGGCTCCCTCCGCCTCGGGCACCGCGGTCGGAGACGGAGAGCGCCGCGTGCCCGCCGCCTTCGAGCCGGCCCCGCTGTCGCCGCTCGGGCTCGTGGCGCCGACCGGCGATCCGGCGTCGATCCCCGCGGTGCGCGCCGGCACCGTGCGGGTGCAGGACGAGGGCTCGCAGCTCGCCGCCCTCGCCCTCACCCGGGCCCGCCCGATCACGGCGGGGGAGCGCTGGCTCGACCTGTGCGCCGGCCCCGGTGGCAAGACCGCCGTGCTCGCCGCCGAGGCCGGGCTCGCCGGCGCGACGGTGATCGCGAACGAGCCGATCGCCGCCCGCGCCGGCCTGGTGCGGCGCGCCGTGGCCGCCCTGCCCGAGCCGCCGGTCGTCTGGGAGCGCGACGGCACCCGGCTGGGTCGCGAGAACGACGAGGGCTTCGACCGCATCCTCGTCGATGCGCCCTGCACCGGTCTCGGAGCGCTCCGCCGTCGGCCCGAGGCGCGCTGGCGCAAGACCCCGGCCGACGTGGCCGAGCTCGTCGCGCTGCAGCAGCAGCTGATCGACGCCGCGGTGGCCGCCCTGAAGCCCGGCGGGCTGCTCGCCTACGTCACCTGCTCGCCGCACGTGGCCGAGACACGCGGACAGGTGCAGGGCGCCCTCCGCCGCTGGCCGGACACGCTCGTGCAGCTGCCCGCCCAGGACGTGCTGCGGGAGATCACCGGCGGCGCCGTCGAGCTCGGCGCCGACGACCCCGCCGTGCAGCTCTGGCCGCACCGCAACACCACCGACGCGATGTTCATCGCCCTGTTCGAGAAGCGCTGA